One genomic segment of Rhizobium viscosum includes these proteins:
- a CDS encoding DegQ family serine endoprotease — MQGLFKHASVSLLALTLLMPAAAEAQTKTVPESQMQMQLSFAPLVKQTSGAVVNVYAEKTIQRQSPFAGDPFFEQFFGQQMPNRSEKQSSLGSGVIVEANGTVVTNNHVVEGADDIKVALSDGREFPCKVILRDDRVDLAVLKIDGKADFPALPIGNSDGVEVGDLVLAIGNPFGVGQTVTSGIVSALARNQVVKNEFGFFIQTDASINPGNSGGALMNMKGELIGINTAIFSRGGGSNGIGFAIPANLVKVFLASADAGVKSFERPYIGASFDPVTSEVADALGLDKARGALIAKVSADSPAAKAGLKAGEVITAVDGVSVEHPDALLYRLTTAGLGRSVNLSVMENGREQQITLALARAPETQPRDQRTIGGHTPFTGAVVENLSPRVADELRMPLDSTGVVISDVEGGSPASRLGFEPKDIIVSINGAEVKSSRDLQEIADSDPSLWRVEIERDGQRIRQFFR; from the coding sequence ATGCAAGGCCTGTTCAAACACGCCTCCGTTTCCCTTCTGGCATTGACGCTTCTGATGCCGGCAGCCGCCGAAGCACAGACCAAGACCGTGCCGGAAAGCCAGATGCAGATGCAGCTTTCTTTCGCGCCGCTGGTCAAGCAGACCTCGGGCGCCGTCGTAAATGTCTATGCTGAAAAGACCATTCAGCGGCAGTCGCCCTTTGCCGGCGATCCCTTTTTCGAGCAGTTCTTCGGCCAGCAGATGCCGAACCGCTCCGAAAAGCAGTCTTCGCTCGGCTCCGGCGTCATCGTGGAGGCGAACGGTACCGTCGTGACCAACAATCATGTCGTCGAGGGTGCCGACGACATCAAGGTGGCACTGTCAGACGGTCGCGAATTCCCCTGCAAGGTCATTCTGCGGGACGACCGCGTCGATCTCGCGGTGTTGAAGATCGACGGCAAGGCTGATTTCCCGGCACTGCCGATCGGCAATTCCGATGGAGTGGAAGTGGGTGATCTCGTGCTGGCGATCGGCAATCCCTTCGGCGTCGGCCAGACCGTCACCAGCGGCATTGTTTCCGCGCTGGCCCGCAACCAGGTCGTCAAGAACGAGTTCGGCTTCTTCATCCAGACGGATGCCTCGATCAATCCCGGCAATTCCGGCGGCGCGTTGATGAACATGAAGGGCGAGCTGATCGGCATCAATACCGCGATCTTCTCGCGCGGTGGTGGGTCGAACGGTATCGGCTTTGCCATTCCCGCCAATCTCGTCAAAGTCTTCCTCGCCTCGGCCGATGCCGGCGTCAAATCCTTCGAGCGGCCCTATATCGGTGCGAGCTTCGATCCGGTGACCTCTGAGGTTGCCGATGCGCTCGGCCTCGACAAGGCACGCGGCGCACTGATCGCCAAGGTCAGTGCGGATAGCCCGGCGGCCAAGGCCGGCCTCAAGGCGGGCGAGGTCATCACCGCCGTCGATGGCGTCTCCGTCGAACATCCTGATGCGCTTCTCTATCGATTGACGACTGCCGGCCTTGGCAGGTCGGTTAACCTGTCGGTCATGGAGAACGGGCGCGAGCAGCAGATAACGCTTGCCCTTGCCCGCGCACCCGAAACCCAGCCTCGCGATCAGCGCACGATCGGCGGTCACACACCCTTTACCGGTGCGGTCGTGGAAAACCTTTCACCGCGTGTGGCCGATGAGCTGAGGATGCCGCTCGATTCGACGGGTGTGGTCATCTCCGACGTCGAGGGCGGATCCCCTGCTTCCCGGCTCGGATTCGAGCCGAAGGATATCATCGTTTCCATCAATGGAGCCGAAGTGAAAAGCAGCCGCGACCTGCAGGAGATCGCCGATTCCGATCCCAGCCTCTGGCGGGTCGAGATCGAGCGTGATGGTCAGCGCATCAGGCAGTTCTTCCGATGA
- a CDS encoding lysozyme inhibitor LprI family protein codes for MKTTIPSAAACAALLVFAPYGVQAASFNCDAKELQPDEKVICENRSLNDADVKMVTTFELLSGLLAMGARGTLQDEQTAWLKKRQACGADTACIGAAYQERLKQLGETYKNINRPL; via the coding sequence ATGAAAACCACCATTCCGTCAGCCGCAGCCTGCGCCGCGCTTCTCGTATTTGCCCCGTATGGCGTACAGGCGGCAAGCTTCAACTGCGATGCGAAGGAGTTGCAGCCGGATGAGAAGGTGATCTGTGAGAACCGGTCGCTCAACGATGCCGATGTGAAGATGGTGACGACCTTCGAGCTTCTGTCCGGCCTGCTCGCCATGGGTGCGCGCGGTACGCTTCAGGACGAGCAGACAGCCTGGCTGAAAAAGCGGCAGGCCTGCGGCGCGGATACCGCATGCATCGGTGCTGCCTATCAGGAACGGTTGAAGCAACTCGGCGAGACCTACAAGAACATCAATCGCCCCCTCTAA
- a CDS encoding MarR family winged helix-turn-helix transcriptional regulator, whose protein sequence is MTRKRTPDGDAFAALSIAVIRLSAHLQAEGDALAKPAGQTSARWQVLAAADHAPMSVADTARALGLARQGVQRIADLLEGEGLIAYRTNPVHQRAKLMELTEAGRRALADISARQAVWADEHGATYGEERLRQAASLINEMIVDFQRRGDQD, encoded by the coding sequence ATGACGAGAAAACGTACGCCTGATGGTGATGCCTTCGCCGCCCTCTCCATCGCGGTGATCCGCCTGTCCGCACACTTGCAGGCTGAAGGCGATGCGCTCGCCAAACCTGCCGGGCAGACCAGTGCGCGCTGGCAGGTGCTCGCTGCGGCCGATCACGCGCCGATGTCGGTTGCCGATACGGCGCGTGCGCTCGGTCTTGCTCGCCAGGGCGTGCAGCGCATCGCCGATCTTCTTGAAGGAGAGGGACTGATTGCCTATCGGACCAACCCTGTCCACCAGCGTGCCAAGCTGATGGAGTTGACCGAGGCGGGGAGGAGGGCGCTTGCCGACATCTCCGCCCGCCAGGCCGTCTGGGCAGATGAACATGGCGCTACCTATGGCGAGGAACGGCTGCGCCAGGCCGCAAGCCTCATCAACGAGATGATTGTCGATTTCCAGCGCCGGGGAGATCAAGACTGA
- a CDS encoding GFA family protein, whose product MKKTYHGSCHCGRIRYEADIDIQAGTGKCNCSICWKRRYWGANIKPEDFRLLCEETGISDYQFGTFSGHHRFCANCGVAAYGDGYVEAVGGAYVSINLACLDDLDPAELAEAPVQYFDGRNNSWWNVPTETRHL is encoded by the coding sequence ATGAAGAAGACCTATCACGGAAGCTGCCATTGCGGCCGGATCCGCTACGAGGCCGATATCGACATTCAGGCCGGAACCGGAAAGTGCAATTGCTCGATCTGCTGGAAGCGCCGCTACTGGGGCGCGAATATCAAGCCCGAGGATTTCCGCCTTCTGTGCGAAGAGACCGGCATCAGCGACTACCAGTTCGGCACCTTCTCCGGCCATCACCGCTTCTGCGCCAATTGCGGGGTGGCGGCCTATGGCGACGGCTATGTCGAGGCGGTCGGCGGCGCCTATGTCTCGATCAATCTCGCCTGCCTTGACGATCTCGATCCCGCCGAGCTTGCGGAAGCGCCGGTGCAATATTTCGACGGCAGGAACAACAGCTGGTGGAATGTGCCAACCGAAACGCGGCATCTCTGA
- the ilvD gene encoding dihydroxy-acid dehydratase gives MPAYRSRTTTHGRNMAGARGLWRATGMKDSDFGKPIIAVVNSFTQFVPGHVHLKDLGQLVAREIEAAGGVAKEFNTIAVDDGIAMGHDGMLYSLPSRELIADSVEYMVNAHCADAMVCISNCDKITPGMLMASLRLNIPTVFVSGGPMEAGKVVLHGKTHALDLVDAMVAAADDKISDEDVKVIERSACPTCGSCSGMFTANSMNCLTEALGLSLPGNGSTLATHADRKRLFVEAGHLIVDLARRYYEQEDEKTLPRVIASKQAFENAMALDIAMGGSTNTVLHILAAAHEGEVDFTMADIDALSRRVPCLSKVAPAKSDVHMEDVHRAGGIMSILGELDKGGLLNRDCPTVHAETLGDAIDRWDITRTNSETVRKFYRAAPGGIPTQVAFSQEARWDELDTDRVGGVIRSVEHPFSKDGGLAVLKGNLAVDGCIVKTAGVDESILKFSGPAKVFESQDAAVKGILGNEVVAGDVVVIRYEGPKGGPGMQEMLYPTSYLKSKGLGKACALITDGRFSGGTSGLSIGHASPEAANGGVIGLVRQGDMIDIDIPNRTISLRVSDAELVTRRAEQDQKGWHPAEPRKRNVSTALKAYAAFATSADRGAVRDLNAR, from the coding sequence ATGCCAGCTTATCGTTCCAGAACCACGACCCACGGCCGCAACATGGCGGGGGCGCGCGGCCTTTGGCGCGCCACGGGCATGAAGGATTCGGATTTCGGCAAGCCGATCATCGCTGTGGTCAACTCCTTCACGCAGTTCGTGCCCGGCCACGTGCACCTCAAGGATCTCGGCCAGCTCGTCGCCCGCGAAATCGAAGCGGCAGGCGGTGTCGCCAAGGAATTTAACACAATTGCCGTCGATGACGGCATCGCCATGGGCCATGACGGCATGCTCTATTCGCTGCCTTCGCGCGAGCTGATCGCCGACAGCGTCGAATATATGGTCAATGCGCACTGTGCCGACGCCATGGTCTGCATCTCCAACTGCGACAAGATCACCCCCGGCATGCTGATGGCCTCGCTGCGCCTCAACATACCCACGGTCTTCGTATCAGGCGGCCCGATGGAAGCCGGCAAGGTTGTCCTGCATGGCAAGACGCATGCGCTCGATCTTGTCGACGCCATGGTTGCTGCTGCCGACGACAAGATTTCCGATGAAGACGTCAAGGTCATCGAGCGTTCGGCCTGTCCGACCTGCGGTTCTTGCTCCGGCATGTTTACCGCAAACTCCATGAACTGCCTGACGGAAGCACTTGGTCTGTCGCTGCCCGGCAACGGCTCGACGCTTGCAACGCACGCCGACCGCAAGCGCCTCTTCGTTGAAGCCGGCCACCTGATCGTCGATCTCGCTCGCCGTTATTACGAGCAGGAGGATGAGAAGACACTGCCGCGCGTGATTGCCTCCAAGCAGGCTTTCGAGAATGCCATGGCGCTTGATATCGCCATGGGCGGCTCCACCAACACCGTTCTGCATATCTTGGCGGCCGCCCATGAGGGCGAGGTGGATTTCACAATGGCCGACATCGACGCGCTGTCGCGCCGCGTTCCCTGTCTTTCCAAGGTTGCGCCGGCCAAGTCCGACGTTCATATGGAAGACGTTCATCGCGCTGGCGGCATCATGTCGATCCTCGGTGAGCTTGATAAGGGTGGCCTCCTCAATCGCGACTGCCCGACGGTTCATGCAGAAACGCTGGGTGATGCGATCGATCGTTGGGATATTACCCGCACCAACAGCGAGACCGTCCGCAAGTTCTATCGTGCGGCTCCCGGCGGCATCCCGACACAGGTCGCCTTCAGCCAGGAAGCCCGCTGGGACGAGCTCGATACCGACCGCGTCGGCGGCGTCATCCGTTCGGTCGAGCATCCTTTCTCCAAGGATGGAGGCCTTGCAGTTCTCAAGGGCAATCTGGCGGTCGACGGCTGCATCGTGAAGACGGCCGGCGTCGATGAATCGATCCTGAAATTCTCTGGCCCGGCCAAGGTCTTCGAAAGCCAGGATGCCGCCGTCAAGGGCATTCTCGGCAACGAGGTCGTTGCCGGTGATGTCGTCGTCATCCGCTACGAAGGTCCGAAGGGCGGCCCCGGCATGCAGGAAATGCTCTATCCGACGAGCTATCTGAAGTCGAAGGGCCTCGGCAAGGCTTGCGCGCTGATCACCGACGGCCGCTTTTCCGGCGGCACCTCCGGTCTCTCGATCGGCCATGCGTCGCCGGAAGCTGCCAACGGTGGCGTCATCGGTCTCGTGCGCCAGGGCGATATGATCGACATCGATATCCCGAACCGTACGATCAGCTTGCGCGTCAGCGATGCGGAACTTGTCACCCGCCGCGCCGAGCAGGATCAGAAGGGCTGGCATCCGGCCGAGCCGCGCAAGCGCAACGTCTCGACCGCGCTCAAGGCCTATGCGGCCTTCGCAACCAGCGCCGATCGCGGCGCCGTTCGCGATCTGAACGCGCGATAA
- the msrP gene encoding protein-methionine-sulfoxide reductase catalytic subunit MsrP yields the protein MPAYRPPKIRSSEITPREVYLKRREFLGAATFGAMALYGAGKANAAALTTVKSKYTVDDKLTPIKDVTTYNNFYEFGLDKGDPAALSGKFKPLPWTVKVDGMVNKPGTFDIEALMKEFPIEERVYRMRCVEAWSMVIPWDGFPLASLLDKVEPQGSAKYVAFETVVRPEEMPGQAGLFQSLNWPYVEGLRMDEARHPLTLLAVGLYGETLPNQNGAPVRLVVPWKYGFKGIKSIVRITLTDQQPKNTWQVTNPQEYGFYANVNPAVDHPRWSQATERRIGESGFFGANRHPTLPFNGYGDEVASLYQGMDLRVNF from the coding sequence ATGCCAGCCTATCGTCCGCCCAAAATCCGCTCCTCGGAGATCACGCCGCGCGAGGTGTACCTGAAGCGCCGGGAATTTCTCGGCGCTGCAACGTTTGGCGCGATGGCGCTCTACGGCGCCGGCAAGGCGAATGCGGCGGCGCTTACGACCGTCAAGAGCAAGTACACGGTCGATGACAAGCTGACGCCGATCAAGGACGTTACCACCTACAATAATTTCTACGAATTCGGCCTCGACAAGGGTGACCCCGCAGCACTTTCTGGCAAATTCAAGCCGCTGCCCTGGACGGTTAAGGTCGACGGCATGGTCAACAAGCCCGGCACCTTCGATATCGAGGCGCTGATGAAGGAATTCCCGATCGAGGAGCGTGTCTATCGCATGCGCTGCGTGGAAGCCTGGTCGATGGTCATTCCATGGGACGGCTTTCCGCTCGCCTCGCTTCTCGACAAGGTGGAGCCGCAGGGCAGCGCCAAATATGTTGCCTTCGAGACCGTGGTGCGCCCCGAGGAGATGCCCGGCCAGGCCGGCCTCTTCCAATCTCTGAACTGGCCCTATGTCGAGGGCCTGCGTATGGACGAGGCACGCCACCCGCTGACGCTGCTCGCCGTCGGGCTCTATGGCGAAACGCTGCCGAACCAGAATGGCGCGCCGGTGCGCCTCGTGGTGCCGTGGAAGTATGGTTTCAAGGGAATCAAGTCGATCGTCCGCATCACGCTTACCGATCAGCAGCCGAAGAATACCTGGCAGGTGACGAACCCGCAGGAATACGGCTTCTATGCCAACGTCAATCCTGCAGTCGACCATCCGCGCTGGAGCCAGGCGACCGAACGGCGCATCGGCGAAAGCGGTTTCTTCGGCGCCAACCGCCACCCCACCCTGCCCTTCAACGGCTATGGTGATGAAGTTGCCAGCCTGTATCAGGGCATGGATCTGAGAGTGAATTTCTGA
- the msrQ gene encoding protein-methionine-sulfoxide reductase heme-binding subunit MsrQ, which produces MTALSLAIPKRWLPASVWLLYVVGLVPAAWYFYLGATDQLGADPVKTFELFLGIWTIRFLILTLAVTPARDLLGWNYLRYRRALGLLTFYYALMHFTVYMVLDQALDIAAVIDDVVKRPFIMFGMGALAMLVPLAITSNNFSIRRLGKNWIWLHRLIYIIGACAALHFALSTKILGLEQYIYVGLIIALILYRSYKPIGRSRKKGQGRARGARAMASSAP; this is translated from the coding sequence ATGACGGCGCTTTCGCTCGCCATTCCGAAGCGCTGGCTGCCGGCCTCCGTCTGGCTGCTTTACGTCGTGGGTCTAGTCCCTGCTGCCTGGTATTTCTATCTCGGCGCGACGGATCAGCTCGGCGCCGATCCGGTAAAAACCTTCGAGCTTTTCCTGGGCATTTGGACCATTCGTTTCCTGATCCTGACGCTTGCCGTAACCCCTGCCCGCGATCTTCTCGGATGGAACTATCTGCGTTATCGCCGCGCGCTCGGTCTTCTGACCTTCTATTATGCGCTGATGCATTTCACCGTCTACATGGTGCTCGATCAGGCGCTGGATATCGCCGCTGTCATCGACGATGTAGTGAAGCGCCCCTTCATTATGTTCGGCATGGGTGCACTGGCGATGCTGGTGCCGCTCGCCATCACCTCCAACAACTTTTCGATCCGCAGGCTCGGCAAGAACTGGATCTGGCTACATCGCCTCATCTACATCATCGGCGCCTGTGCCGCGCTGCACTTCGCACTATCCACGAAGATCCTCGGCCTCGAACAATATATCTATGTCGGGCTGATCATCGCGCTGATCCTCTATCGCTCCTACAAACCGATCGGGCGGAGCCGGAAGAAGGGGCAAGGACGAGCACGTGGCGCCCGTGCCATGGCTTCATCGGCTCCGTAA
- a CDS encoding DUF817 domain-containing protein → MPKVAALQGLLPLLDRHLIDRPADLQRNGIGRFIVEFFYFGVKEARACLFAGLFFLSVFLVPHSGLVGIPRYDLLLIIALAIQAWMVWAKLETIDELKAISVFHLIGFALEVFKTSGSIQSWSYPDFAYTKLFGVPLFSGFMYAAVGSYVIQAWRLFDLRVRHHPSYWMAGLTALAIYANFFTHHYIGDYRWYIAACTLGLYARTTVIFRPYDQDRKMPLLLAFVLIGFFIWLAENISTFFGVWRYPNQIGAWSTVHIGKWSSWCLLVIMTFTIVANLKHIKHKIHVPD, encoded by the coding sequence ATGCCGAAAGTTGCCGCGCTTCAAGGACTGCTTCCTCTACTGGACAGGCATCTGATCGACCGACCGGCCGATCTTCAACGCAACGGCATCGGGCGCTTCATCGTCGAATTCTTCTATTTTGGCGTCAAGGAAGCTCGAGCCTGCCTCTTCGCGGGTCTGTTTTTTCTGTCGGTTTTTCTCGTGCCGCATTCAGGCCTTGTCGGTATCCCGCGCTACGATCTGCTGCTGATCATCGCTCTTGCAATCCAGGCCTGGATGGTCTGGGCAAAGCTCGAAACCATCGACGAATTGAAGGCGATCTCCGTCTTTCATCTGATTGGTTTTGCACTGGAGGTCTTCAAGACGTCCGGCAGCATTCAGTCATGGAGCTATCCGGATTTCGCCTATACTAAGCTCTTCGGCGTCCCGCTCTTTTCAGGCTTCATGTATGCGGCTGTCGGCAGCTATGTCATTCAGGCCTGGCGCCTTTTCGATCTGCGTGTGAGACATCATCCGTCCTACTGGATGGCCGGTCTCACGGCATTGGCGATCTACGCCAATTTCTTCACCCACCACTATATCGGCGACTACCGTTGGTACATCGCCGCCTGCACACTCGGTCTTTATGCGCGCACCACGGTCATCTTCAGGCCCTATGATCAGGACCGCAAGATGCCCCTGCTTCTCGCCTTCGTCCTGATCGGCTTCTTCATCTGGCTTGCGGAAAACATCAGCACCTTCTTTGGCGTGTGGCGCTATCCGAACCAGATAGGCGCGTGGTCGACCGTGCATATCGGCAAATGGAGTTCGTGGTGCCTGCTGGTGATCATGACCTTTACGATCGTCGCCAATCTGAAGCACATCAAACACAAGATCCATGTGCCCGATTGA
- a CDS encoding VOC family protein, which produces MIDHITVAVSDLTKSRLFYEKAFAPLGYTLSFGKEEVFWAFDIGNGCLFEIQQADSAAPLTRVHVAFRVNNRTEVDTFYQSALAAGAQDNGAPGSRPDYAPDYYACFVLDPDGYNIEAMINQPLEKA; this is translated from the coding sequence TTGATTGACCATATCACCGTAGCCGTCAGCGATCTCACGAAGAGCAGGCTCTTTTATGAGAAAGCCTTCGCGCCTTTGGGGTATACGCTGTCCTTTGGGAAAGAGGAGGTGTTCTGGGCTTTCGACATCGGCAACGGCTGCCTGTTTGAAATCCAGCAAGCCGATAGCGCTGCGCCGCTGACACGCGTCCACGTGGCCTTTCGAGTCAATAACAGGACAGAAGTCGACACCTTCTATCAAAGCGCGCTGGCAGCCGGTGCGCAGGATAATGGTGCACCTGGCTCGCGCCCGGACTACGCGCCTGATTATTATGCCTGCTTTGTTCTCGATCCAGACGGCTACAATATCGAAGCCATGATCAATCAGCCGCTTGAGAAAGCTTGA
- the rplQ gene encoding 50S ribosomal protein L17: protein MRHAKAGRKLNRTASHRKAMFANMAASLITHEQIVTTLPKAKEIRPIVEKLVTLGKRGDLHARRQAISQIKDAAVVSKLFDTIASRYATRNGGYLRIMKAGFRQGDNAALAVIEFVDRDTYAKGAADKARVAAEEQSVAA, encoded by the coding sequence ATGCGCCACGCAAAAGCCGGCCGCAAGCTGAACAGAACCGCAAGCCATCGCAAGGCGATGTTTGCCAATATGGCTGCTTCGCTCATTACCCATGAGCAGATCGTCACGACGTTGCCGAAGGCCAAGGAAATCCGTCCGATCGTCGAGAAGCTCGTCACCCTCGGCAAGCGCGGCGACCTGCACGCTCGTCGTCAGGCGATCTCGCAGATCAAGGACGCCGCTGTCGTCTCGAAGCTCTTCGACACGATCGCTTCGCGTTACGCCACCCGCAACGGCGGTTACCTGCGCATTATGAAGGCTGGCTTCCGCCAGGGCGACAATGCCGCTCTCGCCGTCATCGAATTCGTTGACCGCGACACTTACGCAAAGGGCGCAGCCGACAAGGCCCGCGTCGCTGCTGAAGAGCAGTCTGTCGCTGCATAA
- a CDS encoding DNA-directed RNA polymerase subunit alpha, with protein MIQKNWQELIKPNKVEFSSSSRTKATLVAEPLERGFGLTLGNALRRVLLSSLRGAAVTAVQIDGVLHEFSSIPGVREDVTDIVLNIKEIAIKMDGDDAKRMVVRKQGPGVVTAGDIQTVGDIEILNPEHVICTLDEGAEIRMEFTVNNGKGYVPAERNRAEDAPIGLIPVDSLYSPVKKVSYKVENTREGQVLDYDKLTMTIETDGSVSGEDAVAFAARILQDQLGVFVNFDEPQKEAEEEAVTELAFNPALLKKVDELELSVRSANCLKNDNIVYIGDLIQKTEAEMLRTPNFGRKSLNEIKEVLASMGLHLGMEVPAWPPENIEDLAKRYEDQY; from the coding sequence ATGATTCAGAAGAACTGGCAGGAATTGATCAAGCCGAACAAGGTGGAGTTCTCTTCGAGCTCGCGCACCAAGGCGACTCTCGTTGCAGAGCCGCTTGAGCGCGGTTTCGGCCTCACCCTCGGCAACGCGCTGCGCCGCGTTCTGCTCTCCTCTCTGCGTGGTGCCGCTGTTACGGCCGTGCAGATCGACGGCGTGCTGCATGAATTCTCCTCGATCCCGGGCGTTCGCGAGGACGTTACGGACATCGTGCTCAACATCAAGGAAATCGCCATCAAGATGGACGGCGATGATGCCAAGCGCATGGTCGTGCGCAAGCAGGGCCCGGGTGTTGTAACGGCTGGCGACATTCAGACGGTCGGCGATATCGAAATCCTCAACCCCGAGCATGTCATCTGCACGCTCGACGAGGGTGCCGAAATCCGCATGGAGTTCACCGTCAACAACGGTAAGGGCTATGTCCCGGCCGAGCGCAATCGTGCGGAAGATGCTCCGATCGGTCTCATCCCGGTCGACAGCCTTTATTCGCCGGTCAAGAAGGTGTCCTACAAGGTTGAAAACACCCGCGAAGGACAGGTTCTCGACTACGACAAGCTGACCATGACCATCGAAACCGATGGCTCTGTCTCCGGCGAAGATGCCGTCGCTTTTGCGGCTCGCATCCTGCAGGACCAGCTTGGCGTCTTCGTCAACTTCGACGAACCGCAGAAGGAAGCCGAAGAAGAAGCAGTCACTGAACTGGCCTTCAACCCGGCGCTCCTCAAGAAGGTGGACGAGCTCGAATTGTCCGTTCGTTCGGCAAACTGCCTGAAGAACGACAACATCGTCTACATCGGCGACCTCATTCAGAAGACCGAAGCAGAAATGCTCCGCACCCCGAACTTTGGTCGCAAGTCGCTGAACGAAATCAAGGAAGTTCTCGCTTCCATGGGCCTGCACCTCGGTATGGAAGTGCCGGCATGGCCGCCCGAGAACATCGAAGATCTCGCAAAGCGTTACGAAGACCAGTATTAA
- the rpsK gene encoding 30S ribosomal protein S11: MAKEAVRVRRRERKNISSGVAHVNSTFNNTMITITDAQGNAIAWSSAGAKGFKGSRKSTPFAAQIAAEDCAKKAQEHGMKSLEVEVCGPGSGRESALRALQAAGFMITSIRDVTPIPHNGCRPRKKRRV, encoded by the coding sequence ATGGCTAAGGAAGCCGTCCGCGTTCGCCGTCGCGAGCGCAAGAACATCTCGTCGGGTGTCGCTCACGTCAACTCGACTTTCAACAACACGATGATCACCATCACCGACGCGCAGGGCAATGCGATTGCCTGGTCGTCTGCTGGCGCCAAGGGCTTCAAGGGCTCGCGCAAGTCGACCCCGTTCGCTGCCCAGATCGCTGCCGAAGACTGCGCCAAGAAAGCTCAGGAACATGGCATGAAGTCGCTGGAAGTCGAAGTCTGCGGCCCGGGTTCCGGCCGTGAATCGGCTCTGCGCGCGCTCCAGGCTGCCGGTTTCATGATCACGTCCATCCGCGACGTGACCCCGATTCCGCACAATGGCTGCCGTCCGCGCAAGAAGCGCCGCGTCTGA
- the rpsM gene encoding 30S ribosomal protein S13, protein MARIAGVNIPTAKRVVIALTYIHGIGSKFAQEIVEKVGIPADRRVHQLTDAEILQIRETIDRDYQVEGDLRRETAMNIKRLMDLGCYRGLRHRRGLPVRGQRTHTNARTRKGPAKAIAGKKK, encoded by the coding sequence GTGGCACGTATCGCTGGCGTCAACATCCCGACTGCAAAGCGCGTCGTCATCGCGCTGACCTACATTCACGGGATTGGATCGAAATTCGCGCAGGAAATCGTCGAGAAGGTCGGTATTCCGGCTGATCGCCGCGTTCATCAGCTCACGGATGCTGAAATCCTTCAGATCCGCGAAACCATCGACCGTGACTATCAGGTCGAGGGCGATCTTCGTCGCGAAACCGCGATGAACATCAAGCGTCTGATGGACCTCGGCTGCTACCGCGGCCTGCGTCACCGTCGTGGCCTTCCGGTCCGTGGTCAGCGCACGCACACCAATGCTCGTACCCGCAAGGGCCCGGCAAAGGCGATCGCTGGTAAGAAGAAGTAA
- a CDS encoding adenylate kinase — MRLILLGPPGAGKGTQAQRIVEKHGIPQLSTGDMLRAAVQAGTEVGKRAKAVMDAGNLVSDEIVNAIVSERIDQPDCANGFILDGFPRTLVQADATQAMLKAKGLDLSVVIELRVDDKELVRRVAGRYSCAECGTVYHDSDKVPAKEGVCDKCGSTHFKRRPDDNAETMTKRLEVYYKETSPLIGYYYAKGKLKSVDGMAEIDQVTTEIERILSEL, encoded by the coding sequence ATGAGACTTATACTTTTGGGGCCGCCGGGCGCGGGTAAGGGGACCCAGGCCCAGCGGATCGTGGAAAAGCATGGCATTCCGCAGCTTTCCACGGGTGACATGCTGCGCGCCGCCGTTCAGGCCGGTACTGAAGTCGGCAAGCGTGCGAAAGCTGTCATGGACGCCGGAAATCTGGTCTCGGACGAGATTGTCAATGCCATCGTCTCCGAACGAATCGATCAGCCCGATTGCGCCAACGGTTTCATCCTCGACGGCTTCCCGCGCACGCTCGTGCAGGCAGATGCCACACAGGCGATGCTGAAGGCCAAGGGTCTCGATCTCTCTGTTGTCATCGAACTCCGCGTTGACGACAAGGAACTGGTCCGTCGCGTAGCGGGCCGTTACTCCTGCGCTGAGTGCGGTACTGTCTATCACGACTCGGACAAGGTCCCGGCCAAAGAGGGTGTCTGCGACAAGTGCGGTTCGACCCACTTCAAGCGTCGTCCCGACGACAATGCCGAGACCATGACCAAGCGTCTCGAGGTCTACTACAAGGAAACCTCGCCGCTGATCGGCTACTATTATGCCAAGGGCAAACTGAAGTCCGTGGATGGCATGGCCGAAATCGATCAGGTTACTACCGAGATCGAACGCATTCTTTCCGAGCTTTAA